The Thermococcus thermotolerans genome contains a region encoding:
- a CDS encoding ABC transporter ATP-binding protein — MARVLLKDVTKKFGEVVAVNKLNLEIKDGEFMVLLGPSGCGKSTTLRMIAGLETPTEGEIWIGDQLVNEIDPTKRNTAMVFQSYALYPHMTVFGNIEFPLRMWKVPKQERIRRVKEVAEFLGIADLLNRKPSELSGGQQQRVALARALVREPEVFLLDEPLSNLDAKIRTQMRFELKKLLSYDLGITTIYVTHDQVEAMTMADRIAVMDRGVLQQVGTPDEIFYKPANTFVATFVGSPPMNLVKGEVEEKDGKVLFDAGEFMLELPTIIDVRGTAVLGFRPQHVQVSSEPKEGFVKGRLLGVEKLGVESYGHIAYGGVELVLRLPEGVETGREEVYWRPRMDRIYIFDPKSGKLLYG; from the coding sequence ATGGCGAGGGTTCTGCTTAAGGACGTTACCAAGAAGTTTGGAGAGGTAGTTGCTGTCAACAAACTGAACCTTGAGATTAAAGACGGGGAGTTCATGGTGCTCCTCGGACCAAGCGGGTGTGGGAAATCGACGACACTCAGAATGATAGCCGGCCTTGAAACGCCCACCGAAGGCGAAATATGGATAGGCGACCAGCTGGTCAACGAGATAGATCCCACAAAGAGAAACACCGCCATGGTATTCCAGAGCTACGCGCTCTATCCACACATGACGGTCTTCGGCAACATAGAATTTCCGCTGAGGATGTGGAAGGTTCCGAAGCAGGAGAGGATACGGCGCGTTAAGGAGGTGGCCGAGTTCCTTGGGATAGCCGACCTTCTCAACCGGAAGCCGAGCGAACTGAGCGGCGGCCAGCAGCAGCGTGTGGCCTTGGCCAGGGCGCTGGTGAGAGAACCCGAGGTTTTCCTCCTCGATGAGCCGCTGAGCAACCTCGACGCCAAGATAAGAACCCAGATGCGCTTTGAGCTCAAGAAGCTCCTCAGCTACGACCTCGGAATAACCACCATTTACGTCACCCACGACCAGGTCGAGGCCATGACGATGGCCGATAGGATAGCTGTCATGGACAGGGGCGTTCTCCAGCAGGTCGGCACGCCGGATGAGATCTTCTACAAACCCGCCAACACCTTCGTTGCGACGTTCGTGGGAAGCCCACCCATGAACCTCGTGAAAGGAGAGGTTGAGGAGAAGGACGGAAAAGTGCTCTTCGATGCAGGGGAATTCATGCTGGAACTGCCCACCATCATAGACGTCCGCGGCACTGCGGTTCTCGGCTTCCGGCCCCAGCACGTTCAAGTCAGCTCCGAACCGAAGGAGGGCTTTGTGAAGGGCAGGCTCCTAGGTGTTGAGAAGCTCGGTGTGGAGAGCTACGGCCACATCGCCTACGGCGGTGTGGAGCTGGTACTCAGGCTTCCGGAAGGAGTGGAGACGGGCAGGGAGGAGGTTTACTGGAGGCCGAGGATGGACAGGATTTACATCTTTGACCCTAAGAGTGGAAAGCTTCTGTACGGCTGA
- a CDS encoding ABC transporter substrate-binding protein: MKKVLAGGLLIFVLLLAVVAAGCIGGGEQTGTQTPATVTETKVKTETKVETQVQEKVFVRFAGWSAGETEMKNYEKMIKAFEEQNPNIGIKYEVITQMFHENILASYGAGVAPDVFYVDSAWAPIFIDKGALYPISDLADQSFIDQFYPFLLEPFMKDGKLYGLPKDWSMLALFYNKKLFEQAGLTRPPETWEELEEYAKIIADKTGKPGLAIYLGGFNRYVPVAVSNGAPKPWFEKPEDASWFDNPVVRETLTWYIDLYRKGKTERENQGLTPYVVQPSDVGAGWLGDAFGQQEVGMVISGNWMIPFLADQFPDFKYGEDWDIAPVPAGKEGRVTMVYTVILGINAKTEHPQEAWKFVEFLLGPEGQKELVVKGGQTLPSIKGFENDPDMWPQHKKTLSFKYDQMIVFLWGPKSGPLEGKFSDAMAAAMRGEMSVDEAIEVMKQVVQEELSS; the protein is encoded by the coding sequence ATGAAAAAAGTCCTTGCTGGTGGTCTTTTGATTTTTGTTCTGCTTTTGGCAGTAGTGGCTGCCGGGTGCATCGGCGGTGGAGAACAGACCGGAACCCAAACACCGGCGACCGTCACGGAGACCAAAGTTAAAACTGAGACCAAGGTTGAGACCCAGGTGCAGGAGAAAGTTTTCGTGAGGTTCGCCGGCTGGAGTGCCGGAGAAACCGAGATGAAGAACTACGAGAAGATGATTAAAGCCTTCGAAGAGCAGAACCCCAACATCGGCATCAAGTACGAGGTCATCACCCAGATGTTCCACGAGAACATCCTGGCATCCTACGGTGCAGGAGTTGCCCCCGATGTCTTCTACGTTGACAGTGCATGGGCTCCAATCTTCATCGACAAGGGGGCCCTCTATCCGATATCTGACCTCGCTGACCAGAGCTTCATTGACCAGTTCTACCCGTTCCTTCTTGAGCCCTTCATGAAGGACGGAAAGCTCTACGGCCTGCCTAAGGACTGGAGCATGCTGGCCCTCTTCTACAACAAGAAGCTCTTCGAACAGGCTGGCCTCACCAGGCCGCCCGAAACCTGGGAGGAGCTTGAGGAGTACGCCAAGATAATAGCTGACAAGACCGGAAAGCCCGGACTGGCCATATACCTTGGAGGATTTAACAGGTACGTCCCAGTTGCCGTAAGCAACGGTGCCCCCAAGCCCTGGTTCGAGAAACCTGAAGACGCCTCCTGGTTCGACAACCCCGTGGTTAGGGAGACCCTCACGTGGTACATCGACCTCTACAGGAAGGGCAAGACTGAGAGGGAAAACCAGGGGCTTACCCCGTACGTCGTCCAGCCGAGTGACGTTGGAGCCGGCTGGCTCGGTGACGCCTTCGGCCAGCAGGAGGTTGGAATGGTCATCAGCGGAAACTGGATGATTCCATTCCTTGCAGACCAGTTCCCCGACTTCAAGTACGGTGAGGACTGGGACATAGCTCCTGTCCCGGCCGGAAAGGAAGGAAGGGTGACCATGGTCTACACAGTCATCCTGGGAATAAACGCCAAGACCGAACACCCGCAGGAGGCCTGGAAGTTCGTCGAGTTCCTCCTTGGGCCGGAGGGACAGAAGGAACTCGTCGTCAAGGGCGGTCAGACCCTACCCAGCATAAAGGGATTCGAGAACGACCCGGACATGTGGCCGCAGCACAAGAAGACCCTCTCGTTCAAGTACGACCAGATGATAGTCTTCCTCTGGGGTCCGAAGTCGGGACCACTTGAGGGCAAGTTCAGCGACGCCATGGCCGCAGCGATGAGGGGCGAGATGAGCGTGGACGAGGCCATTGAGGTTATGAAGCAGGTCGTTCAGGAAGAGCTGAGCAGCTGA
- a CDS encoding carbohydrate ABC transporter permease: MTPKEKERLIRRIWIVITYAVLITFALVYLMPFIRSLVASFMTWAQASAYPPEWVPNPFTLENYQKLFRLDLFPRWIRNTALYAGLIVAGNVLFTSMAGYAFARLKFPGKDVIFSALLSLLMIPMFVTLVPNYIIMYKLGLIDNIFGLALLGIVNVSSIFLMRQYFTSLSNEIFEAARLDGCGPIKAFFYIAMPLAKPALGAVAVYQFLGSWNAFIGPLIFLRSPENFTLPVGLSFAFQRSMWTEYTPIIAGSLVASAPTILLFLVLNRYLIRGIVITGGKG, encoded by the coding sequence ATGACCCCCAAAGAGAAGGAGAGGCTCATCCGCCGTATCTGGATTGTCATAACCTACGCCGTGCTGATAACCTTTGCACTGGTATATCTGATGCCCTTCATCAGGTCGCTGGTCGCTTCGTTCATGACGTGGGCGCAGGCTTCGGCATACCCCCCGGAGTGGGTTCCCAATCCATTCACGCTTGAAAACTATCAGAAACTCTTCAGGCTTGACCTGTTCCCGCGCTGGATTCGCAACACCGCGCTCTACGCTGGGTTAATCGTTGCCGGCAACGTGCTCTTCACCAGCATGGCCGGCTACGCATTCGCCAGACTCAAATTCCCGGGAAAAGACGTAATATTCTCCGCGCTGCTCTCGCTCCTTATGATTCCAATGTTCGTCACGCTGGTTCCAAACTACATCATAATGTACAAACTTGGCCTCATCGACAACATCTTCGGCCTTGCACTACTGGGGATAGTGAACGTGTCAAGTATCTTCCTCATGAGGCAGTACTTCACGTCCCTTTCCAACGAGATATTCGAAGCCGCCCGCCTGGATGGGTGCGGTCCGATAAAGGCGTTCTTCTACATAGCCATGCCGCTGGCCAAACCTGCCCTCGGTGCGGTTGCCGTTTACCAGTTCCTCGGCTCTTGGAACGCCTTCATCGGGCCGCTCATCTTCCTCCGCTCGCCGGAAAACTTCACCCTGCCGGTCGGTCTCAGCTTCGCCTTCCAGAGGAGCATGTGGACGGAGTACACCCCAATCATAGCAGGCTCGCTGGTGGCCTCGGCACCCACGATACTGCTCTTCCTCGTGCTAAACAGGTACCTCATTAGGGGTATAGTCATTACGGGAGGGAAAGGCTGA
- a CDS encoding translation initiation factor IF-5A: MGDKTKVQVSKLKPGRYILIDGEPCRIGNITVSSPGKHGSAKARIEAVGIFDGKVRSIVKPTSAEVDVPIIDKRTAQIIAMTPDTVQIMDMETYELYDVPIETGVADEIKDQLREGINVEYWETLGRIKIMKLKGE; the protein is encoded by the coding sequence ATGGGAGACAAGACCAAGGTTCAGGTTAGCAAGCTCAAGCCGGGAAGGTACATCCTCATCGATGGAGAGCCCTGCAGGATCGGCAACATAACCGTTTCCTCGCCCGGAAAGCACGGTTCAGCCAAGGCCAGGATTGAGGCCGTTGGAATCTTCGACGGCAAGGTCAGGAGCATTGTCAAGCCCACCAGCGCAGAGGTTGACGTTCCGATCATCGACAAGAGAACCGCCCAGATAATAGCCATGACTCCGGACACCGTCCAGATTATGGACATGGAGACCTACGAGCTCTACGACGTCCCTATTGAGACCGGTGTCGCTGACGAGATCAAGGATCAGCTCAGGGAAGGAATAAACGTCGAGTACTGGGAGACCCTCGGCAGGATCAAGATAATGAAGCTCAAGGGCGAGTGA
- a CDS encoding carbohydrate ABC transporter permease yields MFSSFSSFYEKARNKEIVAGLTLISIAVILNLVFGYFAMFFAFYLSFFKWDYIGEMQFVGLQNFEIVIRDLIRGLHGAPYLLVPFYTGLKNILLYTLIVVPIQTFLAIVLASFANQKIRGQQFFKVSYFLPATTSSVIVALIFIWLFMKNGYINYVLAHVIPGFEPVDWINNKDYLLFAIATVAIWGTSGHFMVSFLAAMQAIPREIYEAAMLDGAGPIRRFFFITIPMLRPMITYVVVMGLIGALQMFDLAWIMAGANGGPGGAGYTVALDIYNEAFTRIRPGVAAAKSWFLFAIIFTTTYLFQKKYGRAMR; encoded by the coding sequence ATGTTTTCGTCTTTTTCTTCCTTTTACGAGAAGGCTAGAAATAAGGAGATCGTAGCCGGATTAACTCTCATCTCGATTGCCGTTATTCTGAACCTGGTTTTCGGTTACTTCGCGATGTTCTTTGCCTTCTACCTGAGCTTCTTCAAATGGGATTATATAGGCGAGATGCAGTTTGTAGGGCTTCAAAACTTTGAGATTGTGATAAGGGACCTTATCAGGGGGCTTCACGGAGCGCCCTACCTTCTCGTGCCCTTCTACACCGGCCTGAAGAACATCCTGCTCTACACACTCATCGTCGTGCCCATCCAGACCTTCCTGGCAATAGTGCTGGCCTCCTTTGCCAACCAGAAGATTCGCGGCCAGCAGTTCTTCAAGGTCTCCTATTTCCTGCCCGCGACGACTTCTTCGGTCATCGTGGCCCTGATATTCATATGGCTCTTCATGAAGAACGGCTACATAAACTACGTCCTGGCCCACGTGATCCCGGGCTTTGAGCCGGTGGACTGGATAAACAACAAAGACTACCTGCTCTTCGCCATAGCCACTGTCGCCATCTGGGGGACCAGCGGACACTTCATGGTGTCCTTCCTGGCGGCGATGCAGGCCATTCCCAGGGAGATATACGAGGCGGCAATGCTTGACGGTGCAGGGCCGATAAGGAGGTTCTTCTTCATAACGATCCCGATGCTCAGGCCGATGATAACCTACGTGGTGGTCATGGGACTCATAGGGGCCCTCCAGATGTTCGACCTCGCGTGGATAATGGCGGGGGCCAACGGCGGCCCGGGAGGGGCAGGCTATACCGTCGCGCTGGACATCTATAACGAGGCGTTCACCAGGATACGTCCCGGTGTTGCCGCGGCCAAAAGCTGGTTCCTGTTCGCGATAATATTCACGACCACCTACCTGTTCCAGAAGAAGTACGGGAGGGCTATGAGATGA